The following are encoded in a window of Geobacter metallireducens GS-15 genomic DNA:
- a CDS encoding SDR family NAD(P)-dependent oxidoreductase, with protein MKDRTALIVGAANDIGGAISVRFAKLGARVVLIDTDRQELDKVSALVAAAGGEAEVIAVDGADSGAVKSTIDGIAGKHGSIDILVNAIDHRDGVPITEGTVETWERSLKENITPLVSFSLNVIPVMKNNKYGRIVNIGSLDYLGTAKQANYSTAKSAIFGLTRSFALELAKDGITVNQILKGDVKTAECPLSPEEEEKGAAKLPVQRLGKPEDIAYAAAYFASGLSGYVTGQNLIVCGGKSIYSSMSA; from the coding sequence ATGAAAGACAGAACAGCACTGATAGTGGGAGCGGCAAACGATATAGGAGGGGCGATCAGCGTCCGATTCGCGAAACTCGGCGCGCGAGTCGTCCTGATCGATACGGATCGGCAGGAATTGGACAAGGTGTCTGCCCTGGTGGCAGCGGCAGGGGGTGAAGCGGAGGTTATTGCCGTAGACGGTGCAGATTCCGGCGCAGTCAAGAGCACAATAGACGGTATTGCCGGGAAACACGGCTCGATAGACATCCTGGTCAATGCCATCGACCACAGGGACGGCGTACCGATCACCGAAGGGACCGTCGAGACCTGGGAGCGCTCCCTGAAAGAAAATATCACTCCGCTGGTCTCCTTCTCCCTGAACGTGATCCCGGTGATGAAGAACAACAAGTATGGCCGGATCGTGAACATCGGCAGCCTCGATTATCTGGGGACAGCGAAGCAGGCCAACTACAGCACCGCAAAATCAGCCATCTTCGGGTTGACACGCTCGTTTGCCCTGGAGCTGGCAAAGGACGGTATTACCGTAAACCAGATCCTGAAGGGGGACGTCAAGACGGCAGAATGTCCCCTCTCCCCTGAAGAGGAGGAGAAAGGGGCTGCCAAGTTGCCGGTGCAGCGTCTGGGCAAGCCGGAGGATATTGCCTATGCCGCTGCGTATTTTGCCTCCGGCCTGAGCGGCTATGTCACGGGGCAGAACCTTATCGTCTGCGGTGGCAAGAGCATCTATTCGTCAATGTCCGCGTAG
- a CDS encoding sulfite exporter TauE/SafE family protein, translating into MPMWLTYITIGTFAGLSAGLFGVGGGLIIVPILTFMFTAQHLPEEHILHLALGTSLACIMFTSISSLRAHHRHGAVDWAVVRRISFGIIAGTYTGSWVAAQLSTRFLKGFFVLFLYYIATRMLLDIKPKPHRQLPGRTALFGVGGLIGCVSSLVGIGGGSMSVPFLVWCNVAFHRAIGTSAAIGFPIALAGAVGYVINGLQVPLPPHSFGFVYLPALFGIVVASIVTAPLGAKLAHNLPIYKLRLVFSLLVIVMGTKMLLSLF; encoded by the coding sequence ATGCCAATGTGGTTAACCTATATCACTATCGGGACATTTGCCGGGCTTTCTGCCGGTCTGTTTGGTGTCGGGGGCGGTTTGATCATCGTGCCGATACTCACGTTTATGTTCACCGCCCAGCATCTGCCGGAAGAACATATCCTCCATCTGGCCCTCGGCACATCCCTGGCCTGCATCATGTTCACCTCCATTTCCTCCCTGCGTGCCCATCACCGGCATGGAGCCGTGGATTGGGCTGTGGTGCGACGTATCAGCTTCGGCATCATAGCCGGTACATATACAGGTTCATGGGTCGCCGCCCAGCTCTCAACCCGCTTTCTCAAAGGGTTTTTCGTCTTGTTCCTCTATTACATCGCCACGCGAATGCTGCTCGATATTAAGCCCAAACCCCACCGCCAGCTTCCCGGCCGTACAGCTCTGTTTGGCGTCGGCGGGCTGATCGGCTGCGTTTCCAGTTTGGTCGGCATCGGCGGCGGCAGCATGTCGGTCCCGTTTCTTGTCTGGTGTAACGTTGCCTTTCACCGGGCTATCGGCACATCGGCGGCAATCGGTTTTCCAATCGCGCTGGCCGGAGCTGTCGGCTACGTGATTAATGGTCTACAGGTGCCGCTTCCCCCACACTCTTTCGGTTTTGTCTACCTCCCTGCGCTGTTCGGTATTGTCGTCGCAAGTATCGTGACTGCGCCGCTTGGCGCAAAACTGGCACACAACCTGCCAATTTATAAATTAAGGCTTGTTTTTAGCTTGCTGGTGATCGTGATGGGAACCAAGATGCTGCTGAGCCTGTTCTAA
- a CDS encoding OmpP1/FadL family transporter yields MKYKIVTPYTLAMVAIIVSTTLRVSYATDVFRLEGFGPVSRGMGGAATAFDVGAAGMMTNPATLSLMGAGSEIHVGLDVVVTDISAKNKATGENASSDSHSNNRGPYAAPEAGFVYRAAPLTLGFGAFAQGGLGTEYGRNTFLSRASGNLDTGLDNSSRLLVLNVPFAITYDINEKLTIGAAIDAMWEGLNLELLLPAEDVGALIQGGRVTGSLLPVLGGLPDLRGAHFSMTKNQPIASGIDAWGFGARIGGVYKLSKDTIIGAAYTMESRMADMEGNATMTAVDGSAGQIPLKGKIKLGGLQMPAQLDIGVSHQINEHWLVVADISRVFWKNAVKDLKVHFVTDNGEDIHISLPQNYKDQMIYSLGVAYRTGHWTLRCGGRIASQAMRSDTVIAVIPAIPTKHASAGFSYDFSAANTVDFAYSHAFEESFDNANTRLVHSQNNFSIAYTHRF; encoded by the coding sequence ATGAAATATAAAATTGTAACACCGTACACCTTGGCAATGGTCGCAATCATAGTGTCGACTACGTTGCGAGTGTCTTATGCAACAGATGTGTTCCGGCTCGAGGGGTTTGGCCCCGTATCGCGCGGCATGGGGGGGGCCGCAACGGCATTTGATGTCGGCGCAGCGGGAATGATGACTAATCCGGCAACACTGTCGCTGATGGGCGCCGGTTCTGAAATCCACGTGGGCCTGGACGTTGTTGTGACCGATATTTCCGCTAAAAATAAGGCAACAGGGGAAAATGCCTCGTCTGACTCCCACTCCAATAACCGTGGCCCCTATGCCGCACCCGAAGCGGGATTTGTCTATCGGGCCGCCCCCCTGACCCTTGGATTTGGTGCGTTCGCCCAAGGTGGACTGGGAACGGAGTATGGAAGGAATACCTTTCTTTCCCGTGCCTCCGGCAACCTGGACACAGGGCTTGATAATTCCAGCCGTCTGCTGGTTTTGAATGTCCCCTTCGCAATAACCTACGATATCAACGAAAAGTTGACCATAGGAGCCGCCATCGATGCAATGTGGGAAGGTCTGAACCTGGAACTCCTGCTGCCGGCAGAAGATGTTGGCGCTCTGATCCAGGGGGGGCGCGTTACCGGCAGCTTGCTCCCTGTACTGGGAGGACTCCCCGACTTACGCGGCGCTCATTTCAGCATGACGAAAAATCAACCCATCGCAAGCGGCATAGATGCGTGGGGTTTCGGCGCCCGGATCGGGGGGGTCTACAAACTGTCCAAGGACACTATTATTGGCGCCGCGTACACCATGGAAAGCCGGATGGCGGACATGGAAGGCAATGCCACCATGACTGCAGTCGACGGGAGTGCGGGACAGATTCCGCTCAAGGGGAAGATAAAGTTGGGTGGCCTGCAGATGCCGGCCCAGCTGGATATTGGCGTCAGTCACCAGATCAACGAACATTGGTTGGTGGTTGCGGATATCTCGCGGGTTTTCTGGAAGAATGCCGTGAAAGACCTGAAGGTCCATTTCGTGACCGATAACGGTGAGGATATCCATATCTCCTTACCTCAGAACTACAAGGATCAGATGATTTATTCCCTTGGTGTCGCATACCGAACAGGGCACTGGACGTTGCGCTGCGGTGGGCGGATTGCCAGCCAGGCCATGCGCTCCGACACGGTGATTGCGGTCATACCCGCCATTCCCACCAAGCATGCATCGGCAGGATTCTCGTATGATTTTTCGGCGGCGAACACGGTGGATTTTGCCTATTCCCATGCGTTTGAGGAATCGTTCGACAATGCGAACACACGGCTTGTGCATTCGCAGAACAACTTCAGTATTGCCTATACCCACAGGTTTTAA
- a CDS encoding vWA domain-containing protein, with amino-acid sequence MIHSEKTSRDGKAQERFLIAGENGFSEYWRRDKSPVEILELAKLLRGIRKVVSQVGRNSGSVVWEGMPITRSDSIEIDPSPIMGRYPIPAVQADIAIGLAIRSAYLKTEWTGHVLKLAQTKLELPPMYAYKFSLFLDIAEKVYADLVANRSILGLYAAKAREWEIAKAAKQFISPPSFSELLHIWWRIAADAEQETYKQPYEDHSVVEMAGRASTSQPYTKPMALLNSIVEDLITHCAALPSVTERCEYRLNRYASIFNELLEMVKFWPADRKDPFLLSADFTEDVAQEDQEMDAVKATLLSFADEIESTIETKHVDFTEQVRLLVANFGDVVRVEGNDIVMPAKKNVDNALLYKLKTVLQLAAQRNISFSRGLDSGRIDRTRLYRAPTTGSIFNLKKTKYELHNDIVLLVDCTGSMSEPTKWSKAELIYQTLFTAIHDYNANARIFAYNERNETCRITEIFKQGQFFSVTPHGRTASGEAIIATAISLKPGARKPFIIHITDGASNWGCGVRDAIAYCKKKKINLLTLGLECDPMNKTALSEEYGEMIQFVNTMEQFPNVFKKLLSPK; translated from the coding sequence ATGATTCATTCCGAAAAAACCTCTCGGGACGGTAAAGCTCAGGAACGTTTCCTGATAGCCGGTGAAAACGGTTTTTCCGAATACTGGCGCAGGGACAAATCGCCCGTTGAGATACTGGAACTGGCGAAATTGCTGCGTGGCATCAGAAAGGTGGTTTCTCAAGTCGGCAGAAACAGCGGCAGCGTAGTCTGGGAAGGAATGCCGATTACCCGATCCGACAGCATCGAAATTGATCCCTCACCGATCATGGGACGCTATCCGATCCCCGCAGTTCAGGCCGACATTGCAATAGGGCTCGCCATCAGAAGCGCCTACCTGAAGACGGAATGGACCGGCCATGTCCTGAAGCTGGCCCAGACAAAACTCGAACTCCCTCCGATGTATGCATACAAATTTTCCCTCTTTCTGGATATTGCGGAAAAGGTTTATGCGGATCTCGTTGCCAACAGGAGCATCCTCGGCCTGTATGCGGCAAAGGCCCGGGAATGGGAGATTGCGAAAGCGGCAAAACAGTTCATCAGCCCCCCCTCATTCAGCGAGCTGCTGCACATCTGGTGGCGGATCGCCGCCGATGCGGAACAAGAAACCTACAAACAACCTTACGAGGATCATTCCGTCGTGGAAATGGCTGGAAGAGCCTCCACAAGCCAGCCCTATACCAAACCCATGGCGCTTCTTAACTCCATTGTGGAAGATTTGATCACACACTGCGCCGCTCTGCCGAGCGTGACTGAACGCTGTGAATACCGGTTGAACCGTTATGCCTCCATTTTCAATGAGTTGCTGGAAATGGTGAAATTCTGGCCGGCCGACAGGAAGGACCCCTTTCTGCTTTCCGCGGATTTCACGGAAGACGTGGCTCAGGAAGACCAGGAAATGGACGCGGTCAAGGCTACCCTCCTGAGTTTTGCGGACGAGATCGAAAGCACTATTGAGACGAAGCATGTGGATTTCACCGAGCAGGTACGACTGCTCGTGGCCAATTTTGGCGATGTGGTTCGCGTGGAAGGGAATGACATCGTCATGCCGGCGAAGAAGAATGTCGATAACGCCCTCCTCTACAAGCTGAAAACAGTGCTCCAGTTGGCTGCCCAGCGAAACATCTCCTTCAGCAGAGGCCTGGATTCGGGGAGGATCGATCGCACGCGCCTATACCGGGCGCCCACAACCGGCTCTATTTTCAACCTGAAGAAAACGAAGTACGAATTGCACAACGATATAGTTCTCCTTGTGGACTGCACCGGTTCCATGTCGGAACCCACCAAATGGTCAAAGGCAGAACTCATCTATCAGACGCTCTTTACGGCCATCCATGATTACAACGCCAATGCCCGGATCTTTGCCTACAACGAACGGAATGAGACCTGCCGGATCACGGAAATTTTCAAGCAGGGCCAATTCTTTTCCGTTACTCCCCATGGCAGAACCGCTTCTGGCGAGGCCATCATCGCCACGGCAATAAGCCTCAAGCCAGGCGCACGCAAACCATTTATCATCCATATTACCGATGGGGCATCCAACTGGGGGTGCGGGGTGCGCGACGCCATCGCCTACTGCAAGAAGAAGAAGATAAACCTGCTGACCCTGGGGCTTGAATGCGACCCCATGAACAAAACTGCTCTGTCGGAAGAATATGGCGAAATGATCCAGTTTGTTAACACTATGGAGCAGTTTCCAAATGTGTTTAAAAAACTTCTTTCACCCAAGTAA
- a CDS encoding benzylsuccinate synthase subunit beta, with protein sequence MSATSNGNMMHEEPGTKKPCQSCKWQIADPTNPLRGQCTVNRNAMGGVWKRWVTDVNRMTCGKHEVGKLSFREHV encoded by the coding sequence GTGAGCGCAACAAGTAATGGCAACATGATGCACGAAGAGCCTGGCACGAAGAAACCGTGTCAATCATGCAAATGGCAGATAGCGGACCCCACCAACCCGCTTCGGGGACAGTGCACCGTCAACAGAAATGCCATGGGTGGCGTGTGGAAACGGTGGGTAACCGACGTAAACAGGATGACCTGCGGCAAACATGAAGTCGGCAAGCTCAGCTTCAGAGAACATGTGTGA
- a CDS encoding FAD-dependent oxidoreductase, translated as MNPATSWDRTVDVVVIGYGGAGATAAIAAHDAGAATLVLESTPQGGGNTLVSFGGFISHNDPIKALAYVRALFDSSHSDRDDRLLRVFVEESAKTPDWLKTLDNEVAFQTYGGAGYPQLAGAEAIIRYVVKGANRGTTAFARNLWQLLSQAVERHRNIPVLTRTPAKRLVTGGNGEVTGVIAQSKGDEIAIQARRGVILTSGGYEFDPIMLKNSVKGSPLYSLGHPGNRGDGLRMAQKVGAALWHMNGVSCAFGFKAPEFDSALLMSIGTTGQIFVDRNGKRFVNESAVERQAGLLAVDYFDSHALSYPRIPFYLIFDENKRKREPVSGLIGLGSAGSRYSWSKDNRTEIDNGWIVQAETIADLARQLGISGLTLRDTIKQWNASVRAGKDTLFGREIKENSDLAMIHTGPFYAMEIYPSLANTQGGPRRNERAQIVDPFGDPIPGLYGAGELGSLWGLVYQGGGNIAECLAFGRIAGVSAAAGR; from the coding sequence ATGAATCCGGCAACCAGTTGGGACAGAACCGTTGATGTGGTCGTCATCGGCTATGGCGGCGCCGGAGCGACGGCGGCCATTGCCGCCCACGATGCCGGGGCCGCCACACTGGTTCTCGAAAGCACCCCCCAAGGGGGAGGGAATACCCTGGTCTCTTTCGGCGGGTTCATCAGCCATAACGACCCAATCAAAGCGCTTGCGTATGTCAGAGCGCTTTTTGATTCTTCCCATTCGGATAGAGATGATCGATTGTTGCGGGTTTTTGTCGAAGAATCGGCAAAAACTCCCGACTGGCTTAAAACATTAGACAATGAAGTTGCTTTTCAAACCTATGGCGGCGCCGGCTATCCTCAACTTGCCGGCGCCGAGGCGATCATTAGATATGTCGTAAAAGGCGCTAACCGGGGAACAACGGCCTTTGCCCGGAATCTATGGCAGCTGCTCTCCCAGGCCGTAGAACGCCACAGGAATATCCCGGTTCTGACCCGAACTCCGGCGAAGCGCCTTGTTACCGGTGGTAACGGTGAAGTAACCGGAGTTATTGCCCAGTCTAAAGGGGATGAAATTGCGATTCAGGCAAGACGTGGCGTCATCCTTACGAGCGGCGGATACGAATTCGACCCGATAATGCTCAAAAACAGCGTCAAAGGAAGTCCCCTTTACTCACTGGGACATCCCGGCAACCGGGGGGACGGGCTTCGCATGGCACAAAAAGTCGGCGCAGCTTTATGGCACATGAACGGCGTCTCCTGCGCCTTCGGATTCAAGGCGCCTGAGTTTGACTCAGCGCTGTTGATGTCCATCGGCACCACCGGCCAGATATTTGTCGACAGGAACGGCAAACGCTTTGTTAACGAAAGCGCCGTGGAACGTCAGGCCGGTTTATTGGCGGTAGATTACTTCGACAGCCATGCCCTTTCCTATCCTCGTATCCCTTTTTACCTGATTTTTGATGAAAATAAGCGCAAGCGGGAACCGGTTTCCGGCTTGATCGGTCTCGGCTCTGCCGGCAGCCGCTACTCCTGGAGCAAAGACAATCGTACAGAGATCGACAACGGCTGGATCGTGCAGGCTGAGACCATAGCCGACCTGGCCCGGCAACTGGGAATCTCCGGTTTGACCCTGCGTGATACCATTAAACAGTGGAATGCATCCGTACGGGCGGGAAAGGACACGCTCTTCGGGCGCGAGATTAAGGAAAATAGTGATCTGGCCATGATCCATACCGGGCCGTTTTATGCCATGGAAATTTATCCCTCGCTGGCTAACACCCAAGGCGGACCACGGCGCAATGAACGGGCACAGATCGTCGATCCCTTCGGCGATCCGATACCGGGATTGTACGGAGCCGGAGAACTCGGTTCCCTCTGGGGATTGGTTTATCAGGGTGGGGGCAATATTGCCGAATGTCTGGCCTTTGGGAGAATTGCCGGTGTGAGTGCGGCGGCAGGCAGGTGA
- a CDS encoding thiolase family protein yields the protein MKLQREVYIAGVGETKFGKHTVDFDVLGREAALQAMNGSNIDRPDMIQSAYVGNGMNDMTTGQAVFRGLGMCGPNLPIINVQSACSAGAMAVFCAIKDVATGVTDLSIGVGTENHTMHRQSGAAFSAARSDIETMHGAVMTGKYAMRATRYMHETGATIEDLAMITVKNRKHATHNPYAWFKGAITVEEVVNSRMVAYPMTLQQCCGIADGAAAVVVGSKEMMKKLGIAKPVKVAGVVVESGPYHNRPRDITGDDITETTSEKLYEESGIGPKEVNILELHDAFTIAELLYYECMGLCKKGDGLKFLRDGQSTYGGQCVVSPRGGLLSYGHPIGASGAAQIAQNVKQLRGECGGYQVGPTPKVAMSHVTGGGLSGTEHAACTMHMLVKGW from the coding sequence ATGAAATTACAGCGTGAAGTATACATAGCAGGGGTGGGGGAAACGAAATTCGGCAAGCATACGGTCGATTTCGATGTGTTGGGGAGGGAGGCTGCTCTGCAGGCGATGAATGGATCGAACATCGACCGACCGGACATGATCCAGAGCGCCTATGTGGGAAACGGAATGAACGACATGACGACCGGCCAGGCTGTTTTCAGGGGGCTGGGGATGTGCGGGCCCAATCTGCCGATTATCAATGTGCAGAGCGCCTGTTCAGCCGGCGCCATGGCAGTCTTCTGCGCCATTAAGGATGTGGCCACCGGAGTTACCGACCTCTCCATCGGAGTCGGCACTGAGAACCACACCATGCACAGACAGAGCGGAGCCGCGTTCAGTGCGGCCAGGTCAGACATAGAAACCATGCACGGGGCGGTCATGACCGGCAAATACGCCATGCGGGCGACCCGCTATATGCATGAGACCGGCGCCACCATCGAGGATCTGGCGATGATCACGGTGAAAAACCGCAAGCACGCCACCCACAACCCCTATGCCTGGTTCAAGGGGGCGATCACGGTGGAAGAAGTGGTCAATTCCCGGATGGTTGCCTATCCCATGACCCTGCAGCAGTGTTGCGGCATTGCCGACGGCGCTGCCGCCGTGGTGGTCGGTTCCAAGGAGATGATGAAGAAACTGGGGATTGCCAAGCCGGTCAAGGTGGCGGGTGTGGTGGTGGAGTCGGGTCCGTACCATAACCGGCCGCGGGACATTACCGGCGACGATATCACCGAGACCACTTCGGAAAAGTTGTACGAGGAGTCGGGGATCGGCCCGAAAGAGGTCAATATTCTCGAATTGCACGACGCCTTCACCATTGCCGAGCTTCTCTATTACGAATGCATGGGGCTTTGCAAAAAGGGAGATGGCCTCAAGTTCCTGAGGGACGGCCAGTCCACCTATGGCGGCCAGTGCGTGGTGAGTCCACGGGGTGGGCTGCTCTCCTACGGCCACCCGATCGGCGCTTCCGGTGCGGCCCAGATCGCCCAGAACGTGAAGCAGCTGCGGGGGGAATGCGGCGGTTACCAGGTCGGTCCGACTCCGAAGGTTGCCATGTCCCACGTCACCGGCGGCGGGCTCTCCGGCACCGAGCATGCGGCGTGCACCATGCACATGCTGGTAAAGGGGTGGTAA
- a CDS encoding SDR family NAD(P)-dependent oxidoreductase, with amino-acid sequence MAGLQGKVALITGSASGMGKKTAQRLAEKGVKIVINDIVSEKVDQTVKEFSAQGFEVMGVVADICKTSAVQEMVKSAVERFGSLDILVNNAGMERAGALRNLSETDWDLTVDVNLKGAFLCSQAAHGHMIEQGGGRIVNIASRAWLGGAGQAPYSSAKAGLVGLTRTLALELGRKGVTVNCIAPGLIHTPMWDELPEKNRLGFLAKQPMGKIGEDEDIANAVLFFLDDEASFITGQVFYVCGGRSLFAG; translated from the coding sequence ATGGCAGGTTTACAGGGGAAGGTGGCATTGATAACCGGATCGGCAAGCGGTATGGGGAAGAAGACAGCGCAGCGGCTTGCGGAAAAGGGGGTGAAGATCGTCATCAACGACATTGTTTCGGAAAAAGTCGATCAGACGGTTAAGGAATTTTCGGCACAAGGGTTTGAGGTAATGGGTGTGGTGGCCGACATCTGCAAAACCTCCGCCGTTCAGGAGATGGTGAAAAGCGCGGTCGAGAGGTTCGGCTCCCTGGATATCCTCGTCAACAATGCGGGGATGGAACGGGCCGGCGCCCTGAGAAATCTCAGTGAGACGGACTGGGATCTGACGGTGGACGTCAACCTGAAGGGGGCTTTCCTCTGCAGCCAGGCGGCGCATGGCCACATGATCGAACAAGGAGGAGGGCGGATCGTCAATATCGCCTCCAGGGCGTGGCTCGGAGGGGCGGGACAGGCACCCTACTCATCGGCCAAGGCCGGCCTGGTGGGGCTTACCAGGACCCTGGCACTGGAGCTGGGGCGCAAGGGGGTAACGGTCAACTGCATCGCTCCGGGCCTCATCCACACCCCCATGTGGGACGAGCTTCCGGAAAAGAACCGGCTCGGCTTTCTTGCCAAGCAACCGATGGGGAAGATCGGTGAGGACGAAGATATCGCCAATGCTGTCCTCTTTTTCCTGGATGACGAAGCGTCGTTCATTACCGGTCAGGTCTTCTATGTCTGTGGCGGGAGAAGTCTGTTTGCAGGGTGA
- a CDS encoding cyclic nucleotide-binding domain-containing protein produces the protein MISPERLRVYRFFASLTDEQLKDIALISEEKSFPTGSVIFKENSKADNLMLLLEGGVELFYSNGGAGSAANSTVCSVVPGAIFGVSSLIKPYHYTSSARATKPVRVVDINGARLREMSENNQALGQVLMNNVAAAVLARLH, from the coding sequence ATGATTTCACCGGAACGCTTGCGGGTTTATCGCTTCTTCGCCTCACTGACGGACGAACAGCTCAAGGATATTGCCTTGATCAGCGAGGAGAAATCCTTTCCCACGGGTAGCGTTATTTTCAAGGAAAACAGTAAGGCCGACAACCTGATGCTCCTGCTGGAAGGGGGCGTGGAGCTGTTCTACAGCAATGGCGGGGCAGGATCCGCTGCAAACTCCACGGTTTGTTCCGTCGTCCCCGGGGCGATCTTCGGCGTTTCATCGTTGATAAAACCATACCACTACACTTCTTCCGCCCGGGCGACCAAGCCGGTCAGGGTCGTGGACATCAACGGGGCGAGGTTGCGGGAGATGTCGGAAAACAATCAGGCCCTGGGGCAGGTGCTGATGAACAATGTGGCCGCAGCGGTGCTCGCCCGCCTGCACTAA
- a CDS encoding Zn-ribbon domain-containing OB-fold protein, whose amino-acid sequence MAKEEVKQKKTKEKEPDITFFHPDILEVPKDGGLPYLKGYRCKKCGQLDFKTEMCTNCWSEEFEMVPLSRRGKVYSFSDIYIGQQGLATPYIFAYVDLPENLRVFAQLEGEVDTYRCDEEVELTLGPIRMNNDNLPIISYKFKKIA is encoded by the coding sequence ATGGCAAAGGAAGAGGTTAAGCAGAAGAAGACGAAAGAGAAGGAACCCGATATTACCTTCTTTCACCCGGATATACTGGAAGTGCCCAAGGACGGCGGCCTTCCCTATCTGAAGGGGTATCGTTGCAAGAAGTGCGGGCAACTGGATTTCAAGACTGAGATGTGCACCAACTGTTGGAGTGAGGAGTTCGAAATGGTGCCTCTCTCCCGCAGAGGGAAGGTCTACAGTTTTTCGGATATCTATATCGGCCAGCAGGGGCTGGCAACCCCATACATCTTCGCCTATGTGGATCTGCCGGAGAATCTGCGGGTATTCGCCCAACTGGAGGGTGAAGTTGACACCTATCGCTGCGACGAAGAGGTGGAACTGACTCTGGGGCCGATCAGGATGAACAACGATAACCTGCCGATCATCAGCTACAAGTTCAAGAAGATTGCCTAA
- a CDS encoding AAA family ATPase, which produces MSASKQSNLSVPQEDPYFYVSKDVADIFEKIHQLSQKKPVNVLISGRQGCGKSSLVRQYAAIYQNPLSTFQVGILSEPGQLFGEYALEAGETKYKQFLFPEAIQTPNCVIHLEEINRPEHPKALNMLFSLLSDSREVWLEELGQVNVAKGVVFFATLNEGDDFVGTELLDAALRDRFYFLLMDYLPNDVEREVLVKKTGISAVQADDIISALNFLRSHSDLRIDVSTRTALMIGDMMAVGASLRQALAVSLQTSQEALESVLIGLHVNKGYTESVGNEYVLFDHTWQQHTREYR; this is translated from the coding sequence ATGTCAGCCAGTAAACAGAGTAACTTATCGGTACCCCAGGAAGATCCCTATTTTTATGTAAGCAAGGACGTGGCGGATATTTTTGAAAAGATCCACCAGCTATCGCAAAAAAAACCGGTGAACGTGCTGATCTCCGGTAGGCAGGGATGTGGAAAGTCTTCCCTGGTAAGGCAGTATGCCGCCATCTACCAGAACCCGTTATCGACGTTTCAAGTCGGCATACTTTCCGAGCCTGGCCAGCTGTTTGGTGAATACGCACTGGAAGCCGGAGAGACGAAATATAAACAGTTTCTGTTCCCCGAGGCTATCCAGACCCCCAACTGTGTCATTCACCTGGAAGAGATCAACCGGCCGGAACACCCGAAGGCCTTGAATATGCTTTTCTCCCTCTTGTCCGACAGCCGCGAGGTCTGGCTCGAAGAGCTGGGACAGGTAAACGTGGCGAAAGGGGTGGTGTTCTTTGCCACCTTGAATGAGGGGGACGACTTTGTCGGGACTGAACTGCTCGATGCCGCCCTGCGTGATCGCTTTTACTTTTTGCTGATGGATTATCTGCCAAACGACGTGGAAAGAGAGGTGTTGGTAAAAAAAACCGGCATCTCCGCTGTGCAGGCAGACGACATCATCTCCGCCCTTAACTTCCTGAGAAGCCATTCCGATCTCAGGATCGACGTATCGACCAGAACGGCCCTCATGATCGGCGATATGATGGCAGTCGGCGCAAGCTTGCGACAGGCCCTGGCCGTGAGTCTCCAGACCAGCCAGGAGGCGCTTGAGTCGGTGCTCATCGGTCTCCATGTCAACAAGGGGTACACCGAGAGCGTCGGCAATGAATACGTTCTGTTCGACCACACCTGGCAACAGCACACCAGAGAATATCGATGA